The sequence tctctctctctctctctctctctctctctctctctctctctctctatctctctctctctctcctctctctctctctttctctctctctctctctctctatatatatatatatatatctctctctctctttctctctctcttgctctcgctctgtctgtttgtctgtctgtctgtctgtctgtctgtctgtttctctctctctctctctctctctctctctctctctctctctctctctctctcttactctctctctcttctttccccatcacacacacacacacacacacacacacacacacacacacacacatatgtgtgtgtgtgtatattatatatatatatatatatatatatatatatatatatatatacacacacacacacatattatatatatatatatatatatatatatatatatatatatatgtatatatatatatatatatatacacacacacacacacatttatatacatatgtatatatatacactcacacacacacacacacacacatatatatatatatatatatatatatatatatatacatatatatatatatatatatatatatatatatatatatatatatatatatatatatatatatatgtatatatatacacacacacacacatatatatatatatatatatatatatatatatatatacacacacacacacacatatatgtgtgtgcctattcATACCTCCTTAATATAAATATTGCTGCTTTTCCCAGGGCGTGACCTTCCCGGCGATgaactcccttctccccttctgggTCCCGCCTCACGAGAGAGCAAAGTTCACAGCGTTTGTTTATTCAGGTAAGTAATAAAATAACCTAGAACACATGtctcacgaacaaacacacacacacacacacacacacacacacacacacacacacacacacacacacacacacacacacacacacacacacacacacacacacacagatgtacgcAATTATTCATGTTTTATCATTTCCAACAGGTGCACAGTTTGGCACGGTGGTGACCATGCCCCTGAGTGGCTGGCTCTGCGACAGCGGCTTCCTCGGGGGTTGGCCGTCCGTGTTTTACGTGTTCGGAGTGCTTGGAGTTCTTTGGGGCATCGCGTGGTTTTTGCTTGTAAGTGATCACCCATCGAAGCACCCGAGGATTTCTCAGGCAGAGAAAAACTACATTACGAGGCACTGTGGcgtaagagggaagaaggtagggcGAACACTCCAAATTTATACAAGCTACCCCCTAATAAAAAGTTTTCTATGTCTATACTGGACTGTTAGAGAATGCTTATTTTATGATAAACTAAATAATTTCTAGTTTCACTCAGTACTAAAATGAAAAATTACATAATGGATTACAAATTTATAAAagcgaagaaatgagaaaaaatcaCAGCAATCAGACATTATGCTCCCTTTGTGAATATAATATGATAAGTACGTCTTAAACAAAAAACGTCCCTCTTTACTCCCTAGCCCACACCTATCCCATGGAGGGCTATTCTGACGTCAGTCCCCGTGTGGGGCATCATTGCCATTCACTTCGGCCAAAACTGGGGCTTCTATACACTCTTGACTGAGCTGCCAACTTATCTGAAGAACATTCAACATTTCGACATGAAAAGTGTGAGTTTAAGATTTTTCAAGGTATATGTCATTGTAATAAAGGAATGTTTAACTCTTTTGTATAACATTATTCAAGGACGTGAACGGTttaacacatttttatttttcagaacGGGATCATATCTTCACTTCCTTATTTATCAATGTGGATCTTCAGCATGATTTTTAGCTCTCTTATGGACAAGCTTCTCGCCTCTGGCAAGGTGGCCACTATCACAGTGAGAAGGATGGCCATGATTATAGGTTAGTGACAGTAAATTCATTGATACCATAGCTTTGAACATGCGCATTGAAAAACGTTAGCTTTGAACAAGTACGTGAAAATACATTAGCTTTGAATATGTACACGGGAATACATTACTTTTACAAAAACTACTCTCTGACCTTTTTGACATCTAAGATTAAAAGAGCAATTAAGATTTGCTAAAAATTGctcgaaggagaaagaaaatcagTATGTGAAGAGAGTAAAAGGACTGTTCCCGAAATCTGCAGTTATATGCAAcagacatgttttttttctcattttatcagAATGTTTATAATGGTATAGATTTGTTGTAGatgtgttttcattttctttaatattttcctGAATTATAAAGAAAACTGGAAAGGACGATGAactggagacagaaaaaaaagacgaagaagaagaagaagaagaaggaggaggaggaggaggaggaggaggatgagaagaataagaataagagggaaaaaggaggaggaggaggagaataagaataagaataagagggaaaaaaggaggaataagaataaaaacaagaaggaaaagaggaataagaataagaataagagaggaaaagaggaataataatagtaataataatgataataataatgataataataataatagtaataataataataacaaaaaaaaattaatgacaataatgataaggagaaaatgccagcaaataaccccccccccccccctccccccaggcgtCTACTCCCCGACGGTGGGTCTCATAGCCATGTGCTTCGTGGACTGCGACGCCTTGCTGGCCATCGTCGTGCTGTGCATATCCGTGGGCCTGAACGGCGCCGTGTACGCGGGCTACATGTGCTCCCACCAGGACCTGGCCCCCAACCTGGCCGGCTCCCTGATGGGCCTCACCAACACAGTGGCCACCATACCGGGCTTCGCTGCGCCTCAGCTCACGGGCGCCATCACCAAAGGCAATGTGCGTGGTTGTGGGTGGTTGTGGGAGGGCGTCTGGGAGCGAGAATGGCATCGCTGATTCTGATGATGCGCcgttgtttcttttgttatttttacgataatggtgcttatgataatgattatgataataatgataaggatgtatgaatgataataaggataatgatgtatgaatgataataagaataatgatgtatgaatgataataatgataatgataataatggtaataataataataataataataataataataatgataatgataatattgatctctctctctctctctctatctctctctctctctctctccctctccctcctctctctctctctctctctctctctctctctcactcactctctctctctctctctctctctctctctctcattcattttcaatTTCTTCAATTTCTCCAGCAAACTCTCGGAGCGTGGAGAACCGTGTTCCTCATCTCCTCCGCAATATACTTCGTTACCTGTACAATCTACCTGTTTCTCATCACAACGGAGACGCAGCCGTGGAACGAGATAAAGGGGGATGACGAGGCAGAAGTTGAcggtgtgtggaggagggagaggaagggagggagaaagcgagggaggaagagagggaggaagagagggagggggaggtaaggtgggagaaagggaggaagggagggagagggggaggaagggagggagagggggaggaagggagggagaggggtaggaaggaagggagatggggaggaagggaggaagagggagatgaatggagaaagagggggaggaagggagggagagggggagggaggaagggagggagatggagttagggagatagagtgaggaagagagggagaaggaggaatgggggagggagggagggatcgagagggaggaagggggagggggagaaagagggagggaggaaggtgggggggaggaagagagagagagacggagagagagagggagggaggaagggagagagggggagacatacagacagacagacagacagacagataggtagatagacagatagagaagggagagagaacaagggagtgGGATTCTCGATATGTTGAATAAGTATTATGgctgtaatggtaatggtaacagtagtattagtCAGAGCTGTGATATTATGGTATACTTACTGCAGCATTTTCCCcacgaaggaaaagtaaaaaccatgtggggaagagagtgagtgagacttgTCAAAGTAATAGCAAAgtggttgtagtagaagtagtagtggtaacgGCTGTGGCATTgtgatatactgtgtatattattttttaaccTGTATTTTGTAAATTAGTAGTAATGTAGTATTGATAAGTTGTGATGCTACTTTGACATATGAATAATATCgatagtagtattactaatagtACCACATACTCTTAGTAGTAGCCtgtataaataatactaatgatactgctTCTTACAGGTCCAAAGAAGAAAAGATACTAAAGATGCAGATAACAATGAGAAATTGCAACGGTGCAACCTGTGTAGGATGACCCGTCAGAAATACAGCCATGTTGCATAAAATCTTGAGTTTATCATCTTcaaacatattcatttattttcctctgttctttGTTTTCGTATTTATTCTTCTCTGATTTTACAATTTCTTGGTATTTATCAATTACTTTGTAATAACATTTGAAatatatgtaagaaatatatattttttcgtatcgAGGAAGCCTTAAGTATTAAGTAAGTTATTAACTTGAACTCAAAACTTAGTTATTGCGTTCAAGTTAATTATAAACTCCTAtattatgtatgagagagagagaggttatatatatatatatatatatatatatatatatatatatatatatatgcatacatatatatatatatatatatatatatatacatatatatatatatatatatatatatatatatatatatacatacatacatatatacatatacacacacatgcatatataatattaatatatatgtatcatatatatatatatatatatatatatatatacatatatatatatatcatatatgtatatatatatatatatatatatatatatatatatatatatgtgaatatatgaatatataaataaatatgtatatatatatgtgaatatatgattatataaataaatatgtatatatatataaatatatattatatataaacatatatatgtatagatataatatacacacacacacacacacacacacacatatatatatatatatatatatatatatatgtatatatataatatatatatctatatatatacacatatacatatatatatatatatatatatatatatatatatatatatatgttcacacacacatgcacacacacgcacatatatatccacatacatgcataaatacacaactATGTTAATACTATAGTAATAAAATCCACAATGAACAAACAAGATTTACTGAAAAGTGAGCCTCTTTTTATCTAGTTtgtgatttgtattttttatatcacattatatatatatatatatatatatatatatatatatatatacatacatacacacacacacacatacacacacatatatatatacatatatatatataaatatatatatatgtatatataaatataatatgtatatattcatatatatatgtatatatataatataaatatgtattcatatttatatgtatatatatatgtatatatatatatatatatatatatatatatatatatatatgtgtgtgtgtgtgtgtgtgtgtgtgtgtgtatgcatatatatacacacatacgtctaCATGTTTCTGTGTTATTGCAGGAAAAGAAGAttatggaaagataaaaagacaccCAATCTTTGAATTCATTTTATTCCCCAATAACTCcccaaaatagaaacaaaagataaataaaaacgtaattataataataacaacgataatgatatctcttataatgataataatgaagacaaaaatTACAAAGATGAATCAACTTTAACCAAATAGCTGTCTAAACAAATGAGCCGCAGTCCCCGCTCAAAAAGAGACGGAGAATATTATACCTTCAGTCGAATTTTTCTTGCGTAGGACCAGTATGTTCCAAGCCATGCAGTGTAGGACGAGGAATCCCTCTGGTCAGCAAATAACCcaagcaaacaatcaaacaaaaaaaaatcatagaaactcctagatcacccccccccccccatattatcTCTCAAAACAACTTTTCATACGGAATTGTTTCAAACCAAGTAGTTTAAGTCAGGAGATAatcattaataaacaaataaaaataaaattcttatATACTCCTAGatcacccttaacccccccccctctttcaaaaaaaaagaaaaaaggaaagaaagaaaaaagttgggAAAACATCAACTTTTCAAACGAAATTTCATCAACTTCTCAAACGAAATTTCCCGGCGCAAGACCCGTATGTTCCTCAATCCAGGCCAGGTAGTGCAGGACGCGAGTGAATCCTTCGGGCCAGCCAGACGAGCATCCAAGGGCGGAGGCGTAGGAGGTGATGCCGTAAAGGCGTTTTTCGTGGACCAAGGGCCCGCCGGAGTCACcctgggaggacgagagaggtggaaggCAGGTCAGAGGAGAGAAATGATGGGGACGATGATGGCGGAGAAGGTAGTgggaatgaagataatgatgatgatgatattgtcattgtaatgatgataaagatgatgatgattgatgatgatgatgatgatgataaagatgatgatgattgatgatgataaagatgatgatgattgatggtgatgatgatgataatgacgatgaagatgatgatgatgaagatgatgatgatgataattactaatataaCTATTAATGTTACAagggaataattaaaaaaaaaaaaaaaccttccctaAACATTAACATGATAATAAACCAACCAAAAATGATCAAGAGTAGAACTATCGTAACTATTACTATCCctaaaacagacaaagacaactaaacagacagagacaactaAACAGACACGACAAATATCAATCGCAActgctatttttctctctcacgtcGCAGATTCCTCCTCCGCTGGCATCCACGCATAGCACTCCTTCTCCTTGTTCCCCATAGATGGCGTCGCACACATCGCGTTCGATTACGTTCATCGTGACTTGGTTCAACACGTCCGAAATGCCTGTTGAACCTGGGGATGATTTTTTTCAaagtaattataagaaaaaattgCATTTATTTTGTAGATTAAAAAAATGGGGTATATTATTCGAAACTGGATGGATCTTTAagaagatagagatataaaacaagataaaaattatatataaaagggaGCCGAACAGgcgatgatagcaatgatacacAATTTAGTGTAAATTAgttatttttcttccatctctattttatcaatttcctatccctcccttactATCCCaccccatttctctccttccctccccccatccccccccccctctgtccacTCGTACCAacggtcttcctccctccctctttctctttttcttttcatgtcattttctctccctcctctctatctttcttgtatttcttccctccctctttctcccattatacagtttttttctctccccctttctcttgccCTGTCCATgctgcctctatctctccttccttttccctctttcctcttcgcctACGttgtctcccttctttcttctctccgctctcaccccttctctttcttatttctttctcctccatccttctcatcttctctccctcccacctcctttcttttctcctcctctctatcttcctcattccccttccttcccttcctctctgtcaccttccctccttctgacCCCCTCATTTtcatatcccccctcctccattctccccctgttttccctctcccctccctctctctcccttctctctctctacctttctctcttcttccttccccctctctctcttcttccttccccccctctctctctctcttcctccctccccccctctctctctcttcctccctccccttttctctctctcttcctccctccccccctctctctctcttcctccctccccctctctctctctcttcctccctccccatctctctctctcttcctccctccccctctctctctctcttcctccctccccccctctctctctcttcctccctccctctctctctcttcctccctcccccctctctctctcttccttcctccccccttcgctctct is a genomic window of Penaeus chinensis breed Huanghai No. 1 chromosome 23, ASM1920278v2, whole genome shotgun sequence containing:
- the LOC125037505 gene encoding sialin-like encodes the protein MSLSLGTVLSTLEKEQEPGGGREGPAGKDPEGPTATLDPSSLAGASTLALVDETDAGDAPKECWGARHTLGFLGFLGFTSVYAMRVNLSVAIVAMVKAEVDYGNKTANSSDEVCPFPDGYDPVANANEDGEFDWEEPTQGLILGCFFYGYLLTNIVGGRAAEYLGGKIVYGLGGVITALLTIVSPLCARTSTGLFIAVRVLEGMAEGVTFPAMNSLLPFWVPPHERAKFTAFVYSGAQFGTVVTMPLSGWLCDSGFLGGWPSVFYVFGVLGVLWGIAWFLLVSDHPSKHPRISQAEKNYITRHCGVRGKKPTPIPWRAILTSVPVWGIIAIHFGQNWGFYTLLTELPTYLKNIQHFDMKSNGIISSLPYLSMWIFSMIFSSLMDKLLASGKVATITVRRMAMIIGVYSPTVGLIAMCFVDCDALLAIVVLCISVGLNGAVYAGYMCSHQDLAPNLAGSLMGLTNTVATIPGFAAPQLTGAITKGNQTLGAWRTVFLISSAIYFVTCTIYLFLITTETQPWNEIKGDDEAEVDGPKKKRY